In Lewinellaceae bacterium, a single window of DNA contains:
- a CDS encoding ATP-binding protein encodes MKYPIGIQDFRKLREGGYVYVDKTEYISRILNSGNYYFLSRPRRFGKSLLLSTMKELYSGSRELFKGLWVEGHWNWEQRNPVIWLKFSSQGVRTLGLAPAIGKMLEESAEGLGITLQEAPYDLKFKELIKKAAHTRKAVLLIDEYDKPIIDNLDDIEQAEANRQVLKNLYSVLKDSDPYLELAFITGVSAFSKVSIFSDLNNLYNLSLTDLAEKLVGITQEEMEAYFEEPLQQAAEKNKLTLNELFDKVKRWYNGYSWTGESKVYNPFSLLSFLSGKQFQTFWFETGTPTFLVKEMKKQKYYNVKELQVSQSKLSAFDFTRLDPISVLFQTGYLTVIHYEAEDGLYTLDYPNMEVRKSMEQNLLTEYLDYPLDDPLVKVVNLRNALMKKDINEVIEIINATFASIPYDLWQKENEHFFHALIHLAFSLLGTYIQSEAHTARGRCDALVQTEQYLYAFEFKLDKTAEEALQQIEEKGYLEPYADSPKEKIAVGINFSSEEKKVTDWLVHEF; translated from the coding sequence ATGAAGTACCCCATCGGCATACAGGATTTCAGAAAGTTGCGCGAAGGCGGCTATGTCTACGTAGATAAGACCGAATATATCTCCCGCATCCTCAATAGTGGGAATTATTACTTTCTGTCCCGCCCTCGGCGTTTCGGCAAGTCGTTGCTACTCTCAACGATGAAAGAGTTGTATTCAGGCAGCCGCGAGCTATTTAAAGGGCTGTGGGTAGAAGGCCATTGGAATTGGGAGCAGCGTAATCCGGTGATTTGGTTAAAATTCAGCAGCCAGGGGGTAAGGACACTGGGGTTGGCGCCTGCGATCGGCAAAATGCTGGAAGAGTCGGCTGAAGGCTTGGGGATCACGCTTCAGGAAGCGCCTTATGACCTGAAGTTTAAAGAGCTGATCAAGAAGGCTGCCCATACGCGCAAAGCCGTGCTGCTCATAGACGAGTACGACAAGCCCATCATCGACAATCTCGACGACATCGAACAAGCGGAAGCCAACCGGCAGGTGCTCAAAAACCTGTACTCTGTCCTCAAAGACAGCGACCCCTACCTGGAGTTGGCCTTCATTACAGGAGTGTCCGCTTTTTCCAAGGTGAGCATTTTTTCGGACCTGAACAACCTCTACAATTTGTCGCTTACTGACCTGGCGGAAAAGCTGGTGGGCATCACTCAGGAGGAAATGGAAGCCTACTTCGAAGAGCCGCTGCAACAAGCCGCTGAGAAGAACAAGCTTACTTTGAATGAACTGTTCGATAAAGTCAAACGCTGGTACAACGGCTACTCCTGGACGGGCGAAAGCAAAGTATACAATCCATTTTCCCTGCTCAGCTTCCTCTCTGGCAAGCAGTTTCAAACCTTCTGGTTTGAGACGGGCACCCCCACCTTCCTGGTGAAGGAAATGAAAAAGCAGAAGTACTACAACGTCAAAGAATTGCAGGTATCCCAAAGCAAACTGTCTGCTTTCGATTTTACCCGCCTGGACCCCATCAGCGTATTGTTCCAAACCGGCTACCTGACCGTCATTCACTACGAAGCTGAAGACGGGCTCTACACGCTCGACTATCCCAACATGGAGGTGCGCAAATCGATGGAGCAAAACCTGTTGACAGAATATCTTGACTATCCCCTTGACGACCCGCTCGTCAAGGTCGTCAACTTGCGCAATGCACTTATGAAAAAGGATATAAACGAGGTCATCGAGATCATTAACGCCACTTTTGCTTCTATCCCTTATGACCTCTGGCAAAAGGAAAACGAACATTTTTTCCATGCGCTTATCCACCTGGCCTTCTCCCTGCTGGGTACTTATATCCAATCGGAAGCACACACGGCCAGGGGCCGGTGCGATGCCCTTGTACAAACCGAGCAATACCTCTACGCCTTCGAGTTCAAGCTCGACAAAACGGCCGAAGAAGCCCTACAGCAAATCGAGGAAAAGGGCTATCTGGAACCATACGCCGATTCGCCAAAAGAAAAGATTGCTGTTGGCATCAATTTTTCTTCGGAGGAGAAAAAAGTGACGGACTGGCTAGTGCATGAATTTTAA
- a CDS encoding TrpB-like pyridoxal phosphate-dependent enzyme, translated as MKNRKILLAEKEIPEKWYNIVHDMPNKPLPPLHPGTKEPIGPEALAPLFPMELIKQEVATEKWIDIPEEVRDAYKLWRPTPMFRAFELEKALDTPAKIYYKYEGVSPSGSHKPNTAIAQAYYNKQEGVKRITTETGAGQWGSALSFACQHFGIECEVYMVKISYDQKPYRKIMMNTWGATVHASPSNRTQAGRQILAENPDSPGSLGIAISEAVERAATDDNTKYALGSVLNHVLMHQTVIGQEAVIQMEKAGDLPDIVVAPFGGGSNFAGISFPFLRLNLEEGRNIRCIASEPSSCPKLTRGVFRYDFGDTVGMTPLLPMYTLGHTFVPAPIHAGGLRYHGAGVVVSQLLRDKLIEAVAHDQVECFEAGIKFARAEGIIPAPETNHAIATAIREAEKCKEEGVSRTILIHLCGHGHFDLAAYENYLSGNLVKHEITSAEIEAALALIDTPMID; from the coding sequence ATGAAAAACCGCAAAATCCTGCTCGCCGAGAAAGAAATACCGGAAAAGTGGTACAACATCGTCCACGATATGCCCAATAAGCCGCTTCCGCCGCTGCATCCGGGCACCAAAGAGCCGATCGGGCCGGAAGCCCTGGCGCCCCTCTTCCCCATGGAACTCATCAAACAGGAGGTGGCCACCGAGAAGTGGATCGACATTCCAGAGGAGGTGCGCGACGCCTATAAACTCTGGCGCCCGACGCCCATGTTCCGGGCTTTCGAGCTGGAAAAGGCGTTGGACACGCCCGCAAAGATTTACTACAAATACGAGGGGGTGAGCCCCTCCGGCTCCCATAAGCCCAATACCGCCATCGCCCAGGCCTATTACAACAAGCAGGAGGGCGTGAAGCGCATCACCACCGAGACCGGCGCCGGGCAATGGGGCAGCGCCCTGAGCTTCGCCTGCCAGCACTTCGGCATCGAGTGCGAGGTGTATATGGTAAAGATCAGCTACGACCAGAAGCCCTACCGCAAGATCATGATGAATACCTGGGGCGCCACCGTTCACGCTTCCCCCTCCAACCGGACCCAGGCGGGCCGCCAGATCCTGGCGGAAAACCCCGACTCTCCCGGCAGCCTCGGCATCGCCATCTCCGAGGCGGTGGAGCGGGCGGCTACCGACGACAATACCAAGTATGCCCTGGGCAGCGTGCTCAACCACGTGTTGATGCACCAAACGGTCATCGGCCAGGAGGCGGTTATCCAGATGGAAAAGGCGGGGGACCTGCCGGATATCGTCGTGGCGCCCTTCGGCGGGGGCTCCAACTTCGCCGGCATCAGCTTCCCTTTCCTGCGCCTCAACCTGGAAGAGGGCCGCAACATCCGTTGCATCGCCAGCGAACCGTCTTCCTGCCCCAAGCTGACCCGAGGCGTTTTCCGCTACGATTTTGGCGATACGGTAGGCATGACGCCCCTGTTGCCCATGTACACGCTGGGCCACACCTTCGTGCCGGCGCCCATTCACGCCGGCGGCCTGCGCTATCACGGCGCCGGAGTGGTGGTCAGCCAACTGCTGAGAGACAAGCTCATCGAGGCGGTGGCGCACGACCAGGTGGAATGCTTCGAGGCCGGCATCAAATTTGCCCGCGCCGAAGGCATTATCCCGGCGCCGGAGACCAACCACGCCATCGCCACAGCCATCCGGGAAGCGGAGAAATGCAAGGAAGAAGGCGTCAGCCGCACCATACTGATCCACCTTTGCGGTCACGGCCATTTCGACCTCGCCGCCTACGAAAATTACCTCAGCGGCAACCTGGTGAAGCACGAGATCACCAGCGCGGAGATCGAAGCGGCGCTGGCCCTGATCGATACGCCCATGATCGATTAG
- a CDS encoding class I SAM-dependent methyltransferase has product MAHTQISTLEKPSRAVERSYPLQSKLYGATQWAFLFGRRRLIRSLPFPIEKQAKILEVGCGAGHNLQQLARWFPNAVLTGMDASSDMLGKARQATAEFRNRVELVQEPYGQGSEHFNEKLDAILFSYSLTLANPHWKALIRQARQDLRPGGAIAVVDFHNSRFPWFKAQMAGHHVQMDGRLLPFLHKEFGTLTSEVRPAYAGLWEYFSFVGRKE; this is encoded by the coding sequence ATGGCCCACACTCAAATCAGCACCTTAGAAAAACCGAGCCGCGCCGTTGAGCGCTCCTATCCCTTGCAGTCCAAGCTTTACGGCGCCACCCAGTGGGCCTTCCTTTTCGGGCGCCGGCGGCTTATCCGGTCTCTTCCCTTTCCCATCGAAAAACAGGCGAAAATACTGGAAGTGGGCTGCGGCGCGGGCCACAACCTGCAACAACTGGCTCGCTGGTTTCCCAATGCCGTGTTGACCGGAATGGATGCCTCCTCCGATATGTTAGGGAAAGCACGCCAGGCCACGGCGGAATTCCGGAATAGAGTGGAACTGGTCCAGGAGCCTTATGGGCAAGGCAGTGAACACTTCAATGAAAAGCTGGACGCCATCCTCTTCTCCTATTCCCTCACTTTGGCCAACCCGCACTGGAAAGCGCTCATCCGGCAGGCCAGGCAAGACCTCCGGCCCGGAGGCGCCATCGCCGTAGTCGATTTTCACAACTCCCGTTTTCCCTGGTTCAAGGCTCAGATGGCCGGCCACCACGTTCAAATGGATGGCCGCCTGCTGCCCTTCCTCCATAAAGAATTCGGAACCCTGACGAGCGAAGTCAGGCCAGCCTACGCCGGCCTGTGGGAGTATTTTAGTTTTGTGGGCAGGAAAGAGTAG